GGAATTCCGGCAGCAGCGGCGAAATGTACTGGCTGCCGAACGCCGCCGACATGGTCACCCGCAAGGTGCCGCTGACTTCGCTGGCGCCCTGGCGCAGGCCGCCGGTCAGCGCCTCCAGGTCCTCCACCAGCGCGCGCCCCTGCTCGGCCAGCTGCATGCCCTCGGGCGTGGCGTGCAACCGGCGGGTGGTCCGGTGCAGCAGGCGCACGCCCAGTTCGCGCTCCAGCCGCTTCAGCCGCTGGCTGGCCACCGCCACCGACAGGTCGAGGCTGCGCGCGGCGGCGCTGATCGAACCCAGGTCGAGCACGCGCAGGAACAGGCCGAGATCGCCGATGCGGTCCATGACTATCAACCGTTCATTGATAATGATTAGCCATCTTGGTGGTTTTTGCAGAAAAGGCAAATCCCTAGGCTGGCGCATCGTTTCTTCAGGACTGTCGCCATGCGCTCCCCTTCCGTCCGGCCACGCACCCCGCTGGCGCTGTACGCGCTGACCGCCGGCGCGTTCGGCATCGGCACCACCGAATTCGTGATCATGGGCCTGCTGCTGCAGGTCTCCGCCGACCTGCACGTCGGCATCGCCGCCGCCGGCCTGCTGATCTCCGGCTATGCACTGGGCGTGTTCGTCGGCGCGCCGCTGTTGACCGCGGCCACCAGCCGGCTGCCGCACAAGACCGCGCTGATCGCCCTGATGATCATCTTCACCCTGGGCAACCTGGCCAGCGCGCTGGCGCCGAGCTACACCGTGCTGATGATTGCGCGGGTGCTCACCTCGCTGGCCCACGGCACGTTCTTCGGCGTCGGCGCGGTGGTGGCGACCGGGCTGGTGGCGGAGGATCGCAAGGCCTCGGCGATCTCGATCATGTTCACCGGCCTCACCGTGGCGACCCTGCTCGGCGTGCCGGCCGGCGCCTGGCTGGGCCTGCACCATGGCTGGCGCGCCACGTTCTGGGCGGTGACCGCGATCGGCGTGCTGGCCACGATCATCATCGCCACGCTGGTACCGGCCGATCGCGGGGGACACGCGCCGATGAAGTTCGCCGAGGAGCTGAAAGGCATCGCGCATCCGCAAGTATTGCTGGGCCTGCTGATGACCGTACTCGGCTTCGCCGGCGTGTTCGCGGTGTTCACCTATATCCAGCCGATCCTGACCCGCATCACCGGCTTTGCCGACAGCGCGGTGTCGCCGATCCTGCTGGTGTTCGGCGGCGGCATGGTGGTCGGCAACCTGCTCGGCGGCCGTCTCGCCGACAGGCGGCTGATGGCGACCCTGCTGGGTTCGCTGGTCGCGCTGGCGGTCGTGCTGGGCACGATGACCTTGGCCCTGCACAGCAAGCCGGCGATGATCGCGTTTGCCGCGGTGTTCGGCATCGCCGGGTTCGCCACCGTGGCGCCGCTGCAGCTGCGGGTGCTGCAGAAGGCCAGCGGCGGTGGCGTGCTGGCGTCGAGCTTCAATATCGCCGCGTTCAACCTCGGCAACGCGATCGGCGCGTGGCTGGGCGGCGCGGTGATCAGCCACGGACCGGGCCTGGGCGCGGTGACCTGGGTGGCGGCGACCTTGCCGCTGCTCGGCCTGATCGTGGCGCTGTACAGCATGCGGCTGGATCGCGCCCACGCTTCCCGTGTCGCGCCCCGCGCCGCCGGCCTCGAAGCATCCTGCTGAAACCGCGTTCGCGCCAGCGCAAACTCTTTCCCGTCCCCTGCCCGAAGTCCGGAGCTCCCATGAAAGCCGTCGCCCTCACCCGTTATCTGCCGATCGACGATCCGCAATCGCTGATCGATGTCGAGTTGTCCACGCCCGTGCCCGGCGAGCACGACCTGCTGGTGCGGATCGAAGCCGTATCGGTGAACCCGGTCGACACCAAGGTCCGCTCGCCGAAGCCGCAGGTGGAAGCGCAGCCGAAGGTGCTTGGCTATGACGCCGCCGGCACGGTCGAGGCGGTCGGCGCGGCGGTGACCGGCTTTCGGCCGGGCGATCGCGTGTACTACGCCGGTGACGTCACCCGGGCTGGCAGCAACGCGCAGTACCAGCTGGTGGATGCACGGCTGGTCGGCCACGTGCCGCCATCGGTAGAACTGGCCGACGCCGCGGCCTTGCCGCTGACCGTGCTCACGGCCTGGGAGCTGCTGTTCCAGCGCATGCCGTTCGACAGCGAGCACGGCGGCGAAGGAAAGTCCCTGTTGATCATCGGTGGCGCCGGCGGAGTAGGCTCCATCGCGATCCAGCTGGCCCGACGCGCGGGCTTCACCGTGATCGCCAGCGCCTCGCGCGCCGAAACCATCGACTGGTGCCGCACGATGGGCGCGCAGCACGTGGTCAACCATCGCGAGCCGCTGGCCGCGCAACTGCAGGCGCTGGGTTTCTCCCAGGTCGATGCGGTGCTCAACCTCGCCGACACCGACCGCTACTGGTCCGTCATCGGCGATCTGCTGGCGCCGCAAGGTCACGTGGGGCTGATCGTGGAACCGGTCGGCGCGCTGAAGATCGGCGATCCGTACAAGGCCAAGTGCATCGGCATCCACTGGGAAATGATGTTCGCGCGTGCCCGCTACAAGACGGACGACCAGGCCGAACAGGGGCGCATCCTCGAACGCGTGGCAACCCTGCTCGCCAGCGGTGAACTGCGTGGCACGCGCACCGCCACCCTGACGCCCATCCATGCCGCCAACCTGCGCGAGGCGCATCGCCAGCTGGAATCCGGCAGCACGATCGGCAAGCTGGTGCTGGCCGGCTGGTAAAAATGAAGCAGGGTGGCGGCGGCCACCCTGCTTCCTGTTCTACCCACACTTTTGATCGAGGGATTTCCTGGCCTTTCGACAGGACTATCTCGACGAAACGGGCTTGGCCGGCTCACCTTTCTTGCCGAAATCCTCCATCAGGGTCTTCATGTCCTCGGCGTGCTCTTCCTCCATCGCCAGGATGCCTTCCAGCATGCGCTTGGTGGTGGTGTCCTGGTCACCCACGTAGTTGATGATTTCCCGATAGCTGTCGATGGCGATGCGTTCGGCGACGAGGTTTTCCTCGATCATCGCCGCCAGTTCCTCGGGCACCACGAACTCGGCATGGCTGCGAGTGGAAAGGCCATCCGGCGAGAAATCGGGTTTGCCATCGAGCTGGGTGATGCGCTCGGCGATCAGGTCCGCGTGACCTTGCTCCTCGTTGGCGTGTTCGAGGAATTCGGCGGCCACGCTCTTGGCGTTGATGCCGGAGGCAAGATAGTGGTGGGCCTTGTAGCGCAACACGCAGACGAGTTCGGTGGCCAGCGCCTCGTTGAGCAGCTTCAGCACCGTTTCCCGATCCAGCGTGTAGCTGTCGGTGACCGCGCCGCGCTGCATGTGTTCCCGCGCGCGTCGCCGGATCGTCTCGATGTCGGAAAGAAACTGCGTGGATTTCGACGGCGTGGACTTCGACTGGGTGGCCATGAAATATCCCTTGCGTGGACGGATTCAGACCAGTCTAGTCACCCGGTGTGGCGGTGGCGTCAACGCCACCGCCAGCTCGCCCGCCACTCAGGCCATGGACGAATCACGCGGCAGGTAGGCGCGCAGGAACATGTCGACACCGGCCCGAGCGGTGGCTTCGATTTCTGCGGCATAGCTTTCGGGACAATCCGTGCAACCGAACATCTGGCGCATCATCAGGTTGCCCTTGATCAGGCTGAGGAATTGCGTGCAGGCGCGTGGCACGTCGGCGATATCCAGCTGGCCGGCGTCGACCGCCTGCTGCAACAACCGCTCCATCAGTCCATGCGTGCGCGCGGCACCTTCTTCCCAGATCAGCTTGCCGTAGCGCGGATTGCCCTGACGGCAATCACTGAGGATGGCGCGAAACGTGCCCACGGTCTCCACGTTGCAGTCGAGGTGGGCATGGATCAGCGCCACCCTCAGCAAGGTCTCGCGGATGTCCGCATGGGGGTCGAAGGCATAGGTTTCTTCCGGCAGCAGATCCTCGATGCGCGAACGGATCACTTCGCGGAACAGGTTGTCCTTGTCGCCGAAGTGGCTGTACACCGTGAGCTTGGATACCCCGGCATCGGCGGCGATCGCATCCATGCTGGTGCCGGCGAAGGCATTGCGGATGAACAGCGCCTTCGCCGCGACCAGAATGGCCGCACGCTTCTCCATGTCCTTCGGACGACCGGGACCCTGGGCTCTGATTTGCGCGCTGCTGCTCATGCCTCCACCTTCACAAACGG
This is a stretch of genomic DNA from Rhodanobacter sp. FDAARGOS 1247. It encodes these proteins:
- a CDS encoding bacterioferritin, producing the protein MATQSKSTPSKSTQFLSDIETIRRRAREHMQRGAVTDSYTLDRETVLKLLNEALATELVCVLRYKAHHYLASGINAKSVAAEFLEHANEEQGHADLIAERITQLDGKPDFSPDGLSTRSHAEFVVPEELAAMIEENLVAERIAIDSYREIINYVGDQDTTTKRMLEGILAMEEEHAEDMKTLMEDFGKKGEPAKPVSSR
- a CDS encoding zinc-binding alcohol dehydrogenase family protein, producing the protein MKAVALTRYLPIDDPQSLIDVELSTPVPGEHDLLVRIEAVSVNPVDTKVRSPKPQVEAQPKVLGYDAAGTVEAVGAAVTGFRPGDRVYYAGDVTRAGSNAQYQLVDARLVGHVPPSVELADAAALPLTVLTAWELLFQRMPFDSEHGGEGKSLLIIGGAGGVGSIAIQLARRAGFTVIASASRAETIDWCRTMGAQHVVNHREPLAAQLQALGFSQVDAVLNLADTDRYWSVIGDLLAPQGHVGLIVEPVGALKIGDPYKAKCIGIHWEMMFARARYKTDDQAEQGRILERVATLLASGELRGTRTATLTPIHAANLREAHRQLESGSTIGKLVLAGW
- a CDS encoding MFS transporter, with the protein product MRSPSVRPRTPLALYALTAGAFGIGTTEFVIMGLLLQVSADLHVGIAAAGLLISGYALGVFVGAPLLTAATSRLPHKTALIALMIIFTLGNLASALAPSYTVLMIARVLTSLAHGTFFGVGAVVATGLVAEDRKASAISIMFTGLTVATLLGVPAGAWLGLHHGWRATFWAVTAIGVLATIIIATLVPADRGGHAPMKFAEELKGIAHPQVLLGLLMTVLGFAGVFAVFTYIQPILTRITGFADSAVSPILLVFGGGMVVGNLLGGRLADRRLMATLLGSLVALAVVLGTMTLALHSKPAMIAFAAVFGIAGFATVAPLQLRVLQKASGGGVLASSFNIAAFNLGNAIGAWLGGAVISHGPGLGAVTWVAATLPLLGLIVALYSMRLDRAHASRVAPRAAGLEASC
- a CDS encoding TetR/AcrR family transcriptional regulator yields the protein MSSSAQIRAQGPGRPKDMEKRAAILVAAKALFIRNAFAGTSMDAIAADAGVSKLTVYSHFGDKDNLFREVIRSRIEDLLPEETYAFDPHADIRETLLRVALIHAHLDCNVETVGTFRAILSDCRQGNPRYGKLIWEEGAARTHGLMERLLQQAVDAGQLDIADVPRACTQFLSLIKGNLMMRQMFGCTDCPESYAAEIEATARAGVDMFLRAYLPRDSSMA